The following proteins are co-located in the Pseudomonas fluorescens genome:
- a CDS encoding SMP-30/gluconolactonase/LRE family protein, producing the protein MSHRRKNPRHLLFVLALAVITFLLLMPTQVQPVNWSPPTAPSMKEGTYAENQRLKAVQKIGAQDIQGPEALVLDAQGFLISGLHDGRIIRTAPDSHTLEVLANTGGRTLGLAFHPDGRLIVADGVKGLLALDANRQLTPLSSAANGVPFGFTNDVSIDASGRYGYFSDASRRWGYGQDAEAVIEHGGDGRLLRYDFSNGTTQVLLDHLQFANGVALGPDENYVLVNETGAYRISRYWLKGERAGSHDLFAENLPGLPDNLSFNGHERFWVALYTPRNPLLDGFAGYPLLRKVMVRALMVLPNPIEHKAFVLGLDTDGKVIANLQDGSTGNYSPITSAREYGDWLYLGSLSSKSMARLPLKLALARD; encoded by the coding sequence ATGAGCCACCGCCGCAAAAACCCGCGTCATTTACTGTTCGTGCTTGCGCTTGCGGTGATTACCTTTCTGCTGCTGATGCCGACCCAAGTGCAACCGGTGAATTGGTCCCCGCCCACGGCGCCGTCAATGAAGGAAGGCACCTACGCCGAGAACCAGCGGCTTAAGGCCGTACAAAAGATTGGCGCACAAGACATTCAAGGCCCTGAGGCTCTGGTGCTGGATGCGCAGGGTTTTCTGATCAGTGGCTTGCATGACGGTCGCATCATCCGCACCGCGCCCGACAGCCATACCCTGGAGGTGCTGGCCAACACCGGCGGCCGCACCCTCGGCCTGGCCTTTCACCCGGATGGGCGTTTGATCGTGGCTGACGGGGTCAAGGGCTTGCTTGCACTCGATGCCAACCGCCAACTCACGCCGTTAAGCAGCGCCGCGAATGGCGTACCGTTTGGCTTTACCAATGACGTGAGCATCGACGCCAGTGGGCGCTATGGGTATTTCAGCGATGCATCACGCCGCTGGGGCTATGGCCAGGACGCTGAAGCGGTGATCGAGCATGGCGGCGATGGCCGCCTGTTGCGGTATGACTTCAGTAACGGCACCACGCAGGTGTTGCTCGATCATCTGCAATTCGCCAACGGCGTAGCCTTGGGACCGGATGAAAACTATGTGCTGGTCAATGAAACCGGCGCCTATCGCATCAGCCGCTATTGGCTCAAAGGCGAGCGAGCCGGCAGCCACGATCTGTTTGCCGAGAACTTGCCAGGCTTGCCGGACAACCTCAGCTTCAACGGGCACGAGCGTTTCTGGGTCGCCCTGTACACGCCACGCAATCCATTGCTCGATGGTTTCGCCGGCTACCCCTTGTTGCGCAAGGTGATGGTGCGGGCATTGATGGTGCTGCCCAACCCCATCGAGCACAAAGCTTTCGTGCTCGGGTTGGACACCGACGGCAAGGTCATCGCCAACTTGCAGGATGGCAGCACAGGCAATTACTCGCCGATCACCAGCGCGCGGGAATACGGCGACTGGTTGTACCTGGGCTCGTTGAGCAGTAAGAGCATGGCGCGCTTGCCGCTGAAGCTGGCGCTGGCGCGTGACTGA
- a CDS encoding substrate-binding domain-containing protein, with protein MKMLPKTLCLLAVSITLGNAVPAFADAAKPIRIGASFQEINNPYFVTMKNALEEAGATIGAKLIITDARHDVSKQVSDVEDMLQKGIDILLINPTDSVGVQSAVKSAHAAGVVVVAVDAQADGPLDSFVGSKNFDAGFQACEYLAKNIGDKGNIAILDGIAVVPILERVRGCKEAVAKHPDIKIVSVQNGKQERDQALTVTENMLQAQPTLKGIFSVNDNGSLGALSAIEASGLDVKLVSVDGAPEAIKAIQKPGSKFIATSAQYPRDQIRLALGIALAKKWGSQVPATLPVDITLIDQAKAKDFSW; from the coding sequence ATGAAAATGCTCCCGAAAACCCTGTGTTTACTGGCTGTCAGCATCACCCTCGGCAACGCGGTCCCCGCTTTTGCCGACGCCGCCAAGCCCATTCGCATCGGCGCCTCCTTCCAGGAGATCAACAACCCCTATTTCGTCACCATGAAAAACGCCCTTGAAGAGGCGGGCGCAACCATCGGCGCGAAACTGATCATCACCGACGCCCGCCACGACGTGTCCAAGCAGGTCAGCGACGTCGAAGACATGCTGCAAAAAGGCATCGATATCCTGCTGATCAACCCGACCGATTCGGTCGGCGTGCAGTCTGCGGTCAAATCCGCCCACGCTGCCGGTGTCGTGGTGGTGGCAGTGGATGCCCAGGCCGACGGCCCGCTGGACTCTTTTGTCGGCTCGAAGAACTTCGACGCCGGCTTCCAGGCGTGTGAGTACCTGGCTAAAAACATTGGCGACAAAGGCAATATCGCGATCCTCGACGGCATCGCCGTGGTGCCGATCCTCGAACGTGTACGCGGTTGCAAAGAGGCCGTGGCCAAGCACCCCGACATCAAGATCGTCAGCGTCCAGAACGGCAAGCAGGAACGTGACCAGGCGCTGACCGTCACCGAAAACATGCTGCAGGCCCAGCCCACGCTCAAGGGTATTTTCAGTGTGAATGACAACGGCTCCCTCGGTGCACTCTCGGCCATCGAAGCCAGTGGGCTGGACGTGAAGCTGGTCAGCGTCGACGGCGCACCCGAAGCAATCAAGGCGATCCAGAAACCCGGCAGCAAATTCATCGCCACCTCGGCGCAATACCCCCGCGACCAGATCCGCCTCGCCCTGGGCATCGCCCTGGCCAAGAAGTGGGGCTCGCAAGTGCCCGCCACTCTGCCGGTGGACATCACCTTGATCGACCAGGCCAAGGCCAAGGACTTCAGCTGGTAA
- a CDS encoding sugar ABC transporter ATP-binding protein, with protein MSSLLKLENICKRYPGVQALKAINLQVERGEIHALLGENGAGKSTLMKILGGVEHQDEGQILINGQVQQFATYRDAIAAGIGIVFQEFSLIPYLTAVENIFLGHELSNRFGLLRKREMVEASEALFKRLGVTIDLQCAVKHLSVAEQQFVEIAKALALDARLLVLDEPTATLTPSEAELLFEIMRELKRQGVAVIFISHHLEEIFQVCDRISVLRDGGNVGVTDVADSDIDRLVEMMVGRRLECSFPAKPTAERGPLLLEVKDIQLVRNGPHNSFQLHKGEILGFAGLVGSGRTELALGMMGALPSVSKDVWLRGEKITLDDPGQALAHGIGLLPESRKSEGLITDFSIRENITLNNLRKYQNTGGLIDKGRECASVDSLMKQLSIKAPSGESRVFNLSGGNQQKVVIARWINHHCDVLVFDEPTRGIDVGAKAQIYALMRSLTEQGYAIIMISSELPEVIGMCDRVAVFHKGAIVKVLEASAVNPQEVMRHATGGSSEYVH; from the coding sequence ATGAGCAGTCTTCTGAAGCTGGAAAATATCTGTAAGCGTTACCCGGGTGTGCAGGCCCTCAAAGCCATCAACCTGCAAGTGGAGCGCGGCGAAATCCATGCCCTGCTCGGCGAAAATGGCGCGGGCAAATCGACCCTGATGAAGATCCTCGGCGGCGTCGAGCATCAGGACGAGGGGCAAATCCTGATCAACGGCCAGGTGCAGCAGTTCGCGACCTACCGTGATGCGATTGCCGCCGGTATCGGCATCGTGTTCCAGGAATTCAGCCTGATTCCCTACCTCACGGCGGTGGAAAACATCTTCCTCGGCCACGAGCTGAGCAACCGCTTTGGCCTGTTGCGCAAGCGCGAGATGGTCGAAGCATCGGAGGCGTTGTTCAAGCGCCTGGGCGTGACGATCGACCTGCAATGTGCGGTCAAGCACCTGAGTGTGGCCGAGCAGCAGTTTGTCGAAATCGCCAAGGCGCTGGCCCTGGATGCGCGCTTGCTGGTGCTTGATGAGCCGACGGCAACCCTCACGCCCAGTGAAGCCGAGCTGCTGTTCGAGATCATGCGCGAACTCAAGCGCCAGGGCGTGGCGGTGATTTTTATCTCGCACCACCTGGAGGAGATTTTCCAGGTCTGCGACCGCATCAGCGTGCTGCGTGACGGCGGCAATGTGGGCGTGACCGATGTGGCCGACAGCGATATCGACCGCCTGGTCGAGATGATGGTCGGCCGCCGCCTGGAATGCAGCTTTCCAGCCAAGCCGACTGCCGAGCGCGGCCCGCTGTTGCTGGAGGTCAAGGACATCCAGCTGGTGCGCAACGGCCCCCACAACAGCTTCCAGCTGCACAAAGGCGAGATCCTCGGCTTCGCCGGGCTGGTGGGCTCAGGCCGCACCGAACTGGCGCTGGGCATGATGGGCGCGCTGCCGTCGGTGAGCAAAGACGTATGGCTGCGCGGCGAAAAAATCACCCTCGACGACCCGGGCCAGGCCCTGGCCCATGGCATCGGCCTGCTCCCGGAAAGCCGCAAGAGTGAAGGGCTGATCACCGACTTCAGCATTCGCGAAAACATCACCCTGAACAACCTGCGCAAATACCAGAACACTGGCGGCTTGATCGATAAGGGCCGCGAATGCGCCAGCGTCGACAGCCTGATGAAGCAGCTGTCGATCAAAGCCCCCAGCGGTGAGAGCCGGGTGTTCAACCTCAGCGGCGGCAACCAGCAAAAGGTGGTGATTGCGCGCTGGATCAACCACCACTGCGACGTGCTGGTGTTCGACGAGCCCACCCGTGGCATCGATGTTGGCGCCAAGGCACAGATCTACGCACTCATGCGCAGCCTTACCGAACAGGGCTACGCAATCATCATGATTTCCTCCGAATTGCCGGAAGTCATCGGCATGTGCGACCGCGTCGCCGTGTTCCACAAGGGCGCCATCGTCAAGGTACTCGAAGCGTCCGCCGTCAATCCTCAAGAGGTCATGCGCCATGCAACAGGGGGCTCAAGTGAATACGTCCATTAA
- a CDS encoding sterol desaturase family protein has translation MAHPTETFRSRYRSEVNRHYNPWLHAGFVLGYGIVCITLAWSSTEHITPLQWLAVPLTLVFFNLCIYLVHRHLGHRKHTFARLFYARHTGDHHSFFTPGHMTYDSPKDWRVILFPAWLIVLHSLIISLPAWWLLKQLSPNVAGLFAGCMILGYLLYEVFHACEHLPAHHPVARLPWIRQMHQLHALHHRRELMQGRNFNIVLPLMDYLFGTLHWEPSAHDNQEKP, from the coding sequence ATGGCACACCCCACCGAAACGTTTCGCAGCCGCTACCGCAGCGAAGTGAACCGCCATTACAACCCATGGCTGCATGCAGGTTTTGTGCTCGGCTACGGCATCGTCTGCATCACCCTGGCCTGGTCCTCTACCGAGCACATCACTCCCCTCCAGTGGCTGGCAGTGCCGCTGACCCTGGTGTTTTTCAACCTGTGCATTTACCTCGTCCACCGCCACCTCGGCCACCGCAAACATACCTTCGCCCGGCTGTTCTACGCACGCCACACCGGTGATCATCACAGCTTCTTCACCCCCGGCCACATGACCTACGACAGCCCCAAGGACTGGCGCGTAATTCTGTTTCCCGCCTGGTTGATCGTGCTGCACAGCCTGATCATCAGCCTCCCCGCGTGGTGGCTGCTCAAGCAGTTGAGCCCGAATGTGGCCGGGCTGTTTGCCGGCTGCATGATCCTCGGCTACCTGCTCTATGAAGTGTTCCATGCCTGCGAACACCTGCCCGCTCACCACCCGGTGGCACGCCTGCCGTGGATTCGCCAGATGCATCAACTGCACGCGTTGCATCACCGTCGCGAGCTTATGCAAGGGCGCAACTTCAATATCGTTCTACCGCTGATGGACTACCTGTTCGGCACCTTGCACTGGGAACCGAGCGCCCACGACAATCAGGAAAAGCCATGA